Proteins found in one Silene latifolia isolate original U9 population unplaced genomic scaffold, ASM4854445v1 scaffold_20.1, whole genome shotgun sequence genomic segment:
- the LOC141638512 gene encoding bifunctional dTDP-4-dehydrorhamnose 3,5-epimerase/dTDP-4-dehydrorhamnose reductase-like, which yields MSAQNGSDSTQYKFLIYGRTGWIGGLLGKLCEAQGISYHYGSGRLENRASLETDLAEINPTHVFNAAGVTGRPNVDWCESHKVETIRANVVGTLTLADVCREKGLVVINFATGCIFEYDSTHPEGSGIGFLESDTPNFIGSFYSKTKAMVEDLLSNYENVCTLRVRMPISSDLTNPRNFITKIARYEKVVNIPNSMTILDELLPISIEMAKRNLTGIYNFTNPGVVSHNEILEMYKEYINPDFTYKNFTLEEQAKVIIAPRSNNELDTTKLSTEFPELLPIKESLIKYVFGPNKKTIAV from the exons atgtctGCCCAAAACGGTTCCGATTCAACCCAATACAAATTCCTAATCTACGGCCGAACCGGTTGGATCGGCGGTCTACTAGGAAAACTCTGCGAAGCCCAAGGAATCAGCTACCATTACGGTTCAGGCCGATTAGAGAACCGGGCTTCCTTAGAAACCGACTTAGCCGAGATCAACCCGACCCATGTATTCAACGCGGCCGGAGTAACCGGTCGACCCAATGTTGACTGGTGTGAGTCTCATAAGGTTGAAACTATTCGTGCTAATGTTGTCGGTACGTTGACTTTAGCCGATGTTTGCCGTGAAAAGGGTCTTGTAGTTATCAATTTCGCAACCGGGTGCATTTTTGAGTATGATTCGACCCATCCTGAAGGATCCGGTATCGGGTTTTTGGAATCGGATACTCCTAACTTTATTGGCTCTTTTTACTCCAAGACCAAAGCTATg GTGGAGGATCTACTAAGCAACTACGAGAATGTATGCACATTGCGAGTTAGGATGCCAATTTCCTCGGACCTAACCAACCCACGAAACTTCATCACCAAGATCGCTCGTTATGAGAAGGTGGTCAACATTCCTAACTCGATGACAATCTTGGATGAACTCCTCCCCATCTCGATCGAGATGGCAAAGAGGAACCTCACCGGAATTTACAACTTCACAAACCCAGGCGTTGTTAGCCACAACGAGATTCTTGAGATGTACAAGGAATACATCAACCCCGACTTCACTTATAAAAATTTTACCCTCGAGGAGCAAGCAAAGGTGATCATTGCTCCCAGAAGTAACAATGAACTCGATACCACCAAATTGAGTACTGAATTCCCAGAGCTTTTACCCATCAAGGAGTCTCTTATCAAGTATGTGTTCGGGCCGAACAAGAAGACAATTGCAGTCTGA
- the LOC141638511 gene encoding hydroxymethylglutaryl-CoA synthase-like, whose protein sequence is MAASAKNVGILAMEIYFPPTCVQQEALEVHDGASKGKYTIGLGQDCMAFCTDVEDIISMSMTAVTSLLEKYKVDPKQIGRLEVGSETVLDKSKSIKTFLMQTFEEHGNTDIEGVDSTNACYGGTAALFNCVNWVESNSWDGRYGLVVCTDSAVYAEGAARPTGGAAAIAMLVGPDAPIVFESKFRGSHMAHVYDFYKPDLASEYPVVDGKLSQTCYLMAVDSCYKHLCSKYEKFEGKQFSMSDADYVVFHSPYNKLVQKSFARLMYNDFLRNASSISEDAKEKLTPFSNLSIDESYQSRDLEKVSQQIAKPLYDEKVQPTTLVPKQIGNTYTASIYSAFASLIHNKNSKLAGKRVIMFSYGSGLSATMFSLRLNEGQEPFSLSNIAAVMNVADKLESRHEFAPEKFVATLKLMEHRYGAKDFVTSKDTSLLAPGTYYLTEVDSKYRRFYAKKPSSNAIPTQNGSVANGH, encoded by the exons atgGCAGCTTCAGCGAAGAATGTGGGAATTCTTGCCATGGAAATATACTTTCCTCCTACTTGTGTTCAACAG GAAGCATTGGAGGTTCATGATGGTGCTAGTAAAGGAAAATACACTATTGGACTTGGACAAGATTGCATGGCTTTTTGTACAGATGTAGAAGACATTATCTCCATGAG TATGACAGCCGTGACTTCTCTCCTTGAGAAATATAAGGTTGATCCTAAACAAATTGGTCGGTTGGAAGTGGGCAGTGAGACCGTCTTGGACAAGAGCAAATCTATCAAAACTTTCTTGATGCAGACATTTGAG GAGCATGGAAATACAGATATAGAAGGTGTTGACTCAACCAATGCATGTTATGGTGGAACTGCTGCATTATTCAACTGTGTAAACTGGGTCGAGAGCAATTCATGGGACGGGCGTTATGGCCTTGTTGTATGCACAGATAGTGCG GTCTATGCCGAGGGAGCAGCTAGACCCACAGGAGGGGCAGCTGCAATCGCGATGCTCGTGGGCCCGGATGCTCCTATCGTGTTTGAAAGCAAATTTAGGGGAAGCCATATGGCTCATGTGTACGACTTCTACAAGCCCGATCTAGCTAGTGAATATCCA GTTGTTGATGGAAAATTGTCGCAAACCTGTTATCTCATGGCAGTTGATTCTTGCTACAAACATTTATGCAGCAA GTATGAGAAGTTTGAAGGGAAGCAGTTCTCCATGAGTGATGCTGATTATGTCGTGTTTCATTCTCCATACAACAAG CTTGTGCAAAAAAGCTTTGCCCGATTGATGTACAACGATTTCTTGAGGAATGCCAG TTCTATTAGTGAAGATGCTAAGGAGAAGTTGACTCCATTCTCTAATCTATCTATAGATGAAAGCTATCAAAGCAGGGATCTTGAAAAG GTATCCCAGCAAATCGCAAAACCCTTATATGATGAGAAGGTGCAGCCTACCACTTTGGTGCCAAAGCAAATTGGGAACACTTACACAGCATCTATTTACTCGGCGTTTGCTTCCCTTATACATAATAAGAACAGCAAGCTG GCCGGCAAAAGGGTGATAATGTTCTCTTATGGAAGTGGTTTGTCAGCTACAATGTTCTCACTCCGCCTAAATGAGGGACAAGAGCCTTTCAGCTTGTCTAACATTGCCGCTGTTATGAATGTTGCAGACAAATTGGAATCCAGGCATGAG TTTGCACCCGAGAAATTTGTCGCCACTTTAAAGCTAATGGAGCATAGGTACGGGGCCAAGGACTTTGTAACAAGCAAAGATACCAGCCTTTTGGCTCCGGGTACTTACTATCTAACTGAAGTAGACTCCAAGTACCGAAGATTCTATGCCAAGAAACCCTCAAGCAATGCCATCCCAACCCAAAATGGTTCGGTTGCCAACGGTCACTAA